The following coding sequences lie in one Zingiber officinale cultivar Zhangliang chromosome 2B, Zo_v1.1, whole genome shotgun sequence genomic window:
- the LOC122048280 gene encoding uncharacterized protein LOC122048280, with amino-acid sequence MRAMQQQFERMNVVFNEIRDQLDRHEDRLEQLQQEPLPRHRRPDQRPHFAPNVPVDDYDDGASNEVVSNATWRRARDIRPERPRHVQRQHREREAVDRNMGTIKLSIPPFQGSMTVEDYHKDMEIALIRANIEEDREATMARFICGLNREIANIVELHHYVELDDVVHMAVKVERQLKKGVRSSSKYEAASSSPWKQKWGSSKPTEKVVSKSKGETNVAKTQPSIKDRGNSSSQPQRNRDIKCFHCLGSGHIASQCPNKRSMIILDNGEIETEEEDEGNESTPLVEDTSDVELAVDGQALVVLRALHMQAKEDDDGLQRENIFYTRCHVKDRVCGLIIDGGSCVNVASKLMVDKLGLPTLKHPKSYKLQWLNDSGEMKVTKKVLISFTIGRYTDEVLCDVVPMQASHLLLRRSWQFDRWTTHDGYKNRYSFSKDGRNITLAPLTPRQVFEEQLQIKKSVAARGKGVVQIEKENESENEKKRCAVMSLLQDFKDVFSEDTPPGLPPKRGIEHQIDLIPGASIPNRPAYRSSPEETKELQRQVEELMTKGHVHESMSPCAVPVLLVPKKDDTWRMCVDCRAVNKITVKYRHPIPRLDDMLEELHGSTIFSKIDLKSGYHQIRIKEGDEWKTASKTKQGLYEWLVMLFGLTNAPSTFMRLMNHVLRAFIRKFVVVYFDDILIYSKSLHDHIDNLKCVLEALRREKLFANLKKCSFCVDRVVFLGFVVSSRGVEVDEEKVKAIREWPTPNTITEVRSFHGLAGFYRRFVPNFSTIVAPLTEIIKKNIGFKWGETQEKAFNALKEKLKKRPIAYFSEKLNAAALNYSTYDKELYVLVRALETWQHYLWSKEFIIHTDHESLKHLKGQGKLNRRHASWIEFIEIFPYVIQYKQGKENVVADALSRRYTLISTLGSKFLGFEDLEELYVNDADFTDIFKVCEKGAFDKFYIHDGYLF; translated from the exons ATGCGGGCTATGCAGCAACAATTTGAGCGCATGAATGTCGTGTTCAATGAGATTCGAGATCAGTTGGATAGGCATGAGGATCGGCTCGAACAACTTCAGCAAGAGCCATTACCTAGGCATCGGAGACCCGACCAGCGGCCACATTTTGCTCCAAATGTCCCAGTTGATGACTATGATGATGGAGCGAGCAATGAAGTGGTCTCCAATGCTACTTGGAGGAGAGCTAGGGATATCAGACCCGAAAGGCCAAGGCATGTTCAAAGGCAACACCGAGAAAGGGAAGCCGTAGATCGTAACATGGGCACCATCAAGCTGTCCATTCCTCCATTTCAAG GGTCCATGACTGTGGAAGACTACCACAAGGACATGGAGATAGCCTTGATTCGGGCTAACATTGAGGAGGACCGAGAGGCGACCATGGCTCGGTTCATTTGTGGCCTGAACCGTGAGATTGCCAATATTGTTGAGCTGCATCACTACGTGGAGCTTGACGATGTGGTACACATGGCAGTGAAAGTTGAAAGACAACTCAAGAAAGGAGTGCGATCATCTTCCAAGTATGAGGCTGCAAGTTCATCCCCTTGGAAGCAGAAGTGGGGATCATCAAAACCAACTGAGAAAGTAGTTTCAAAATCAAAGGGAGAGACGAATGTGGCCAAGACACAACCTAGCATCAAAGATAGGGGTAACTCATCTTCCCAACCTCAAAGAAATCGTGACATCAAATGTTTTCATTGTTTAGGATCAGGTCATATTGCTTCTCAATGCCCAAACAAACGATCAATGATCATATTGGATAATGGGGAGATCGAAactgaagaggaagatgaaggaaatGAGTCTACTCCATTAGTTGAAGATACTAGTGATGTTGAGCTTGCTGTTGATGGCCAAGCTCTTGTTGTGCTGAGAGCTCTCCATATGCAAGCCAAAGAAGACGATGACGGGCTGCAAAGGGAGAACATCTTCTACACCCGCTGCCATGTGAAAGATCGGGTATGCGGTTTGATTATTGATGGTGGCAGCTGTGTTAATGTGGCAAGCAAGTTAATGGTGGACAAGCTTGGTCTACCTACCTTGAAGCATCCAAAGtcatataaactccaatggctcaATGACAGTGGAGAAATGAAGGTAACCAAGAAGGTCCTTATTTCATTTACGATTGGAAGGTATACAGATGAGGTTCTGTGTGATGTTGTACCCATGCAAGCTAGCCATTTGCTTCTTAGAAGATCGTGGCAATTTGACAGATGGACCACACATGATGGGTATAAGAACCGCTACAGCTTCAGCAAGGATGGTAGGAACATTACACTTGCACCTTTGACACCTCGTCAAGTATTTGAGGAACAACTCCAGATAAAAAAGTCCGTTGCAGCAAGAGGAAAAGGTGTGGTtcagatagaaaaagaaaatgagagtgaaaatgaaaaaaaaagatg TGCTGTGATGTCTCTTTTGCAAGATTTTAAGGATGTCTTTTCCGAGGATACGCCACCTGGGTTACCACCCAAAAGAGGAATCGAGCATCAAATTGATCTCATTCCGGGAGCTTCCATTCCAAACCGACCAGCTTATCGAAGTAGTCCAGAAGAGACCAAAGAGCTTCAAAGGCAAGTCGAAGAACTTATGACCAAAGGACATGTTCATGAAAGCATGAGTCCCTGTGCTGTGCCTGTGCTGTTGGTTCCAAAGAAAGACGATACTTGGAGGATGTGCGTGGATTGTCGAGCTGTAAACAAGATAACGGTAAAGTATCGTCACCCTATTCCTCGCTTAGATGACATGCTTGAAGAATTACATGgatccactatattttctaagATTGATTTGAAGAGTGGGTATCATCAAATTCGAATTAAGGAAGGAGATGAGTGGAAAACAGCTTCTAAGACAAAACAGGGGCTATATGAATGGTTAGTGATGCTATTTGGATTGACGAATGCTCCTAGCACATTTATGCGTCTCATGAACCATGTGCTACGTGCATTTATTAGAAaatttgttgttgtttattttgatgacattctgatctatagCAAGAGTTTGCATGACCATATTGATAATTTGAAATGTGTGCTTGAAGCTTTGAGGCGTGAAAAATTATTTGCTAACCTTAAGAAATGCAGCTTTTGCGTAGATAGGGTTGTTTTCCTTGGATTTGTTGTTAGTTCCAGAGGCGTGGAAGTTGATGAGGAGAAGGTGAAAGCTATCAGGGAATGGCCTACCCCTAACACCATCACTGAAGTAAGGAGTTTTCATGGTTTAGCCgggttctataggaggtttgtgccaAATTTCAGCACCATCGTTGCCCCTTTAACGGAAATCATCAAGAAGAATATTGGATTTAAGTGGGGAGAGACACAAGAAAAAGCCTTCAACGCattaaaagaaaagctaa AAAAAAGGCCAATTGCCTACTTCAGTGAGAAGCTCAATGCTGCAGCGTTGAACTACTCAACATATGACAAGGAGCTCTATGTATTGGTGCGAGCTttggagacatggcaacattacTTGTGGTCCAAGGAGTTCATTATTCACACGGACCATGAGTCACTGAAGCATTTGAAAGGCCAAGGTAAATTGAATCGCAGACATGCTAGTTGGATTGAATtcattgaaatatttccttatgtgatccaatacaagcaaggaaaagaGAATGTGGTAGCAGATGCTTTGTCACGCAGGTACACCCTTATCTCTACCTTAGGGTCAaagtttcttggatttgaggACCTGGAGGAATTGTATGTGAATGATGCTGACTTTACTGATATCTTTAAAGTATGCGAAAAGGGTGCATTTGATAAGTTCTATATACATGATGGTTACTTGTTTTGA